The region CAGCCTGCCCCTCGGGCACCGTAATCAGGTGAAAATGCAGCCCGCGTGCGCCAAAGACCTTATCGAGCGCGGCATTGGCTGCCTCAAAGGCTCCGATCATCCCATGACCAGCAAGCGCCAGCGGCTGGCTGGGGCGCGGCAGGACGGTCACGACAGACCCCTGCCCGGCCACCAAGCCCCGGCCCAAGGCCCGCACCATGGCAGACAGCCCCCGGATTTGTGCGTCCATTCCTTGGGCGCAATCATCGGGATCAAGCGGCATCAGGTTCAACACCAGATGCAGCGGCGTGCCGCCCCAGTTGCGGTAAAGCGGCTCGAACCGGTTGACCAGATCCCCGGCAAGCGCCAGCCCTTCGACCCGTGCGGGTGATTGGCTCATTAGCCGTGCCAGAACGGCGGGGTCGCGGTCCATCGCCACGACTTCGGCCCCCAGACCAGCCGCGCGTTTGGCCACTGTTGGGCCCGGCGCTTGCCCTGCCGAGAGGATCGCGAAAGTCGCGTCACCGGCCAGACTTTCCGGCAGAACGGGGGTTTGTATCATGTCAGGTCACCTATGGATCACAGGGGGCAGGCTACCATGCCGCAAAGATTAGCGGAAGCTGCGCAAGTCACTGCCAAAGAGGCGGGCGTGTTCTTGCAATGCAAAGCGGTCCGTCATGCCTGCAATGTAGTCAGAGACCATCCGCGCCAGCGTGGTTTCATCCTCTGCCGCCTCAATCGCCGCGGCCCAATGGCGCGGCAGCAGGTTGGGTTGAGATAGAAACAGCGGAAAGAGGTCTTCGACCACCTTTGTCACCTTCTCGCGATTCTCCATGACCGAGGGCGCGCGGTACATGCGGGTAAACAGGAACTTTCGAATCTCGCGCAGATCCTGCCAGACGGGATCCGAAAAGCGGATCACCGGGCGGCCTAGATGACGGATGGCATCGGGGGATTTGGCCTCCGCCTCTTTCAGCAATTTGGACGATGTTTCGATCACGTCGCCGACCATCACCCCAAAGACCCGCCGCAGCGCCTCATGGCGACGGCGATAGCTGTCCGTGTCGGGGTAGAGCCGGTCCACTTCCGCATAGGCCGCGCCAACCATGGGCAGCTCGGCAATCTCGGCTTCGGTGAACAGACCCGCCCGCAGCCCGTCGTGCAGATCGTGGTTGTTGTAGGCAATGTCATCGGAAAGTGCGGCCACCTGCGCCTCGGCGCTGGCGTGGGTGTGTAGTTCCAGATCATGCCGTGCGTTGTAGTCTGCCAGCGCATGGGGCACCTCTCCGGTAACGGGCCCATTGTGTTTGGCAATGCCTTCCAGCGTGTCCCACGTCAGGTTCAGCCCGTTAAATTCGGCATAGTGCCGCTCCAGCGTGGTAACGATCTTGATCGCCTGCGCGTTGTGGTCAAACCCTCCGTAGGGCGCCATCAGCTTATGCAGCGCGTCCTCGCCGGTGTGGCCAAAGGGCGTGTGGCCCAGGTCATGCGCCAGCGCCACGGCCTCGGTTAGCTCGCCGTTCAGGCGCAACGCCCCTGCGATGGTGCGCGCCACTTGGGCCACTTCGATCGAATGTGTCAGACGGGTGCGGAAATAATCGCCCTCATGTTCGACAAAGACCTGCGTCTTATGTTTAAGCCGCCGAAAGGCGGAGGCGTGAATGATCCGGTCTCGGTCCCGCTGATAGCAGGAGCGAAACGTGCTTTCCTCCTCCGGCACCAACCGTCCCCTGGCGGTGTCCGGATCCGAGGCAAATTCTGCGCGCATTGCGGCTGGTCCTCTCTCGCGGTCCTTGTGACCTGTCCTTGTGGTTTCTATATGTTAGGGGAACGCGAAAGAAAACCGATGCATCGGAGCCCGCAGATGAACCTGCCCCCCAAAGTCACCCCCCGCGCCTTTGAACGCCTCGCTGAGATCGGGGCCGCCGAGGAAGGCAAGGCCCTGCGCATCGCTGTCGAAGGCGGCGGCTGCTCGGGGTTTCAGTATGACATCGCACTGGACGAACCTGCCGAGGATGACCTCGTTCTGGAAGGCAGTGGTCAGAAGGTGGTGGTCGATAGCGTGTCCCTGCCGTTTCTAGCCGATGCCGTGATCGACTTCACCGAAGAGCTGATCGGTGCGCGGTTCACGATTGAGAACCCCAATGCGACGGCGGCCTGCGGCTGCGGCACGTCCTTTTCGATGTAAACCCTGCCGGGCGCGCTTAGCTACGCGCCCGTGCGAAGCCCTCGAAAAACTGTTCGAAATGCGGGCTGGAACGTTCGGCCTCCAGCAAGATCGCATGGCTCTCTGGTCCAAGGTAAGACAGGACATGCGGGCGCATGTGCCCCCAATCCGCGCTGCGCTGTGCCCCCATGTCATTCAGGCAAGCCGCCAGCGGGCGCAGCGCCCCCTGCCCGTTGTGACATGCATGAAAGCGCAGCGCGCCATCGGGGAGGTGGCGGGCGCCCATCGGGCGGCCCGCGATATCTGCCGCCCAGCCAGTGACCAGCCATTCATGGTAATCGTCCTGCAAAGAAGCACTGATGTTCGGCTGGATGCGGTAGCCGCGGTTGCAGGCGGCAACTGCATTTTCCCACGATTGGCTGGGCTGCACCCCGGCAAGGCGCAGCGCGGCGCAGACTTCGGCAAGCAGGTCCATGTCTTGATCAAGAAATGCCAGCAATCCGGTGAACTGCAGGCTCTTTTCCGCTTCATTCGGCAAATCGGGGTCGCAGCGGCCATAGTCCGATAGGTAATAAACGATATGGGTCAACTCATAGGCCGCCTTGCGATTGGGCATTGCGAAGGTGGCACTGCGTGAGACGAAATCGCGCAACCGCTGGCCAAGCGCACCATCCCCGACCTGCGGCCCCATGCCCCGACGGCGGAGCAGGCGGCGTGCTTCGGCCCGCTGCAGGTCAGACAGCTCAGCGCCTTCCAGCCCCGCGCGAGCCACTTCATCGCAAAGTGCGGCACCGTGAAGTGCTGGCAGGCCGAGGTCTTCGAGATCAAGACAGATCGACAGGATGAAACGGTAGTACTGCGGAAAGTCACGCAGCATGTCTCGGGACCCCGCGTGGAAAGCGCGGAGCGGTTCGAGCGTTTCGCGATCTAACCGGTTGCCCGTGCTTGCCAGAACCCCCAGCAATTCCGCGTTTTCCTTCAGCCAAAAGACATCTCCTTGGGCGCGGCGTTCGATCGCAAAGCATCGGATCAGCCGAGCCGTCCGGGTGGTAGGATCGCATGTATCGTCAGGTCTGAGCAGAACAACATTGGTCATAGAGACGCCTCCGATAAGGGGAGCAGCGGGCGGAAGACCCGCCCGCCAACTCAAACTTTAACCAGTGAAGGGCAGCACTTGCGTCTCAGCAGGCGCGAGGCCGGTGGTGAAAAGACCAACGCCGGATCCCTGCGCAATGCTGCCGCTGTTGCGTTGCAATCCGGTGGTGAACATCTCAGTACCCTCGCCCATCAGCATCTCGCTGCCATGGCGGTTAAGACCGGTGGTGAAAAGACCAACCCCCGCGCCAAGGCTCATCAGGTTGTCCTGTGTCTCCGGCGCTGTTACGGGGGCAATGTTGCATGCAGAAATAGCAGTCATGTCGTGTCCTTTCAGAAGGAATTGCAATTTAAAGGTGTAGTGGACTCACTGATGCATCTTAAAGGTGTTTCGCCAAGGAATTTTTCGTTAAGTTATTGTACTGTAAGAGTTATCCACATTAATACCGCGCCGCAGTTCTGCCTCAGTGACCAGTTTTTCCTCCTGTGGTCGGGGAAAAATAAGATCCCTCCACAGGGCAGACTCATGACAAAAGCGGCCATCACCTTCACATCATTCCCGCCAAAGTAGAGGAAGGTGAGAGAGAATCTCCCTAAACGCGCAAGCCTTCCCCTTGCTCCGCAAGGCCATTTGCGCGATAGCAGTCGGACATCTTAAGGGGGCCGGATATGAAGATCGCGAGTTTCAACATCAATGGTATCAAAGCCCGCGCGGCGGCCCTTCCCGAATGGCTTGATGAGGCGCAGCCGGACATTGTGGTCCTGCAAGAGATCAAGTCAGTCGATGAGGCCTTCCCCCGCGAAATGCTCGAAGAGCGCGGCTATAACGTTGAAACCCACGGGCAGAAATCGTTTAACGGCGTGGCGATCTTGTCGAAACTGCCGTTGGAAGACGTAACCCGTGGTCTGCCCGGTGACGATGAGGATGATCAGTCCCGCTGGATCGAGGCCACGGTCGTGGGCGACGATATGGCGCTGCGGATCTGTGGGCTCTACCTGCCCAACGGCAACCCGGTGCCGGGGCCAAAGTATGATTACAAACTCGCGTGGATGGCGCGGCTTCAGGCCCGCGCCGAGGCGCTGCTGGCAGAAGAAACGCCCTTCCTCATGGCGGGCGATTACAACATCATCCCGCAGGCCGAAGACGCTGCCAAACCCGAAAGCTGGCGCGAAGACGCGCTGTTTCGCCCCGAGTCCCGCGCCGCATGGCGGCGGTTGGTGAACCTTGGCCTTACCGATGCCTTCCGCGCGCGGACCCAAGGGCCGGGGCATTACTCGTTCTGGGATTATCAGGCAGGTGCGTGGAACCGAAACAACGGCATTCGCATAGACCATTTTCTGCTGTCACCGACCGTGGCGGACCGGCTGCGCGCTTGCCAGATCGACCGTGACGTGCGCGGGCGCGATAAGCCGTCGGACCATGTGCCGATCTGGGTCGAGTTGGAAATCTAAGCGTCAGGCTTCCAGCTCGGCATCCCAATAAAGGAAATCCATCCAGCTTTCGTGCAGATGCCCGGGCGGAAATTTGCGCCCCATGTTGCGCAGTTCTTCAGCGGCAGGCTGGCGCGGCGGCTTGCGCAAGCAAAGCCCGGTCCGGTGCAGGGGCCGCGAGCCTTTGCGCAGGTTGCAGGGGCTACAGGCCGCTACAACGTTTTGCCAACTCGTTACCCCGCCCGCGGCGCGTGGCACCACATGGTCAAAGGTCAGATCGCCCTTCGCGCCGCAGTATTGGCAGCGGAATTCATCCCTCAGAAATAAATTAAAGCGCGTGAAGGCCACGCGCTTTTGAGGTTTGACATAGTCTTTGAGGACGACAACCGAGGGTATCCTAATCACCGTCGAGGGGCTGCGCACCACCTCGTCATATTCTGCGACGATCTCAACCCGGTCGAGCCATTTGGCCTTGACCGCTTCTTGCCAAGGCCAAAGCGACAGAGGGTAATAGGATAAAGGTCTGTAATCCGCGTTGAGCACCAGCGCGGGGTGGTGTTTGAGTGCCGCCGGGTGGCGGGTAAATTCGGCCCTGAAATCGCCGTCCATCTGGTCGCGTCCTCTGCCCGTTTCTTTCACTATATCTCGCGGTTTCTCTCTGGCAAGACAAAGGTGAACCACTAGATGTCGCCGATTTTGCCCAAAGATTACGACAGAGACGTGACAGATGGGCACAGTTTGTTAACCTTGTGGCATGATCAAAACCCCCCTGCCCGTTGCCCCAGCCCCGCGCGCCCTGCTCGAAGCCGCCATTTACGTCGATAATCTGGATGCGGCGCGGGCGTTTTACCGCGACATCTTGGGTTTGCAGCTTTTTCAGGAGGTGCCGGGGCGGCATATGTTCTTTGCGCTCGGCCCTGCGGTCTTGTTGGTCTTCAACGCCACCGCCACGGACCAGCCGCCCGGCAATCCGAAGATGCCGGTGCCACCCCATGGGGCGCGGGGTCCGGGGCATGTGTGTTTTGCGATGAACCGGGCAGAAATCGCCGCGATGGAAACGCGCCTCCGGGCCGCCGGGGTCGAGATCGACACCAGCTTTGATTGGCCCAACGGGGCGCGCTCGCTTTATGTGCGCGACCCCGCCGGCAACTCGATCGAGTTCGCCGAACCGTGGCTCTGGGACGAGATGAAGGGTTAAAGCCCCAGTTTGTCACGCATAAAGGCAAGTGCCACGCTCAGCCCATCTGGCGCGATGCCGTGGCCGGTGCCCTTCATCACATGGGCGTAGACGTCCTGCCAGCCAGCCTCTTGCAGCGCTTCGGCGGCTTGCGGCAGGGATTGCGGCGGCACCACGTCATCGGCATCGCCATGCACCAGCAGCACCGGTGGCTTCACCCGCGCCTCCTCGGCCAGCGCTTCGGGGTTCAGCAGGCGGCCCGAGAAAGCCACGATCCCCGCTACCGCATCTTCACGCCGAGGTGCCACGTGCAGCGACATCATCGTGCCTTGGGAAAAGCCGAAAAGTACGACCTGTTCGGGCAGCACGTCTTCGTCCACCATCAGCGCGTCGAGGAATGCGTCAAGGTCTTCGACCGCGCTCATCATTCCGCGCATCGATTCCTCTTCGGACGATCCGTCGATCCATGGGATCGGGAACCATTGGAAGCCCATCGGTGCACCGGCGCAGGCTTCGGGCGCGTCGGGGGCGATGAACAGCGTGTCTGGCAAGTGCTCGCTCATCGGATCGGCCAGCCCCAGCAGGTCAGCGCCATTGGCGCCGTAGCCATGCAGGAACACCACAACCGACCGTGTGGTGCCAGAGACCGGCTCGCGGCGCTCGGCGTTCAAAACCCGTGTCATGACAATCCTTCCTTTTGTTTCAACACCCGGTAGTAGGCAAAGAGCAAGCGCGCCGCAACCGACCGCCAAGGTGACCATGCGGCGGCCATCGCGGTAAGGTCTTTTGGCGTGGGGCGTGCGGGCAGATCAAACAGCCCCCGCGCGGCCTCTTGCAGCGCGAGATCGCCGCTTGGAAACACATCGCGGCGGCCAAGGCAGAACATCACATAAATCTGCGCGGTCCATGGCCCGATGCCCGGCATGTCGATCAGTGCGGCAATGGCGTCGGCATCAGACAGGCTGTGCAGCGCGTCAAAGTCGAAATCACGTTCCGCCAGGGCCAGCACATAGCGCGCCTTGGGACGGCTCAACCCCGCGGCGCGCAGCCCGTCGTCCCCGGCGCGCAGAACATTCTCCGGCTCATGCAGCCCCGCCTCAACCAGCCGCGCATAGATCGCCCGGGCGGAGGCCAC is a window of Sulfitobacter sp. W027 DNA encoding:
- a CDS encoding deoxyguanosinetriphosphate triphosphohydrolase produces the protein MRAEFASDPDTARGRLVPEEESTFRSCYQRDRDRIIHASAFRRLKHKTQVFVEHEGDYFRTRLTHSIEVAQVARTIAGALRLNGELTEAVALAHDLGHTPFGHTGEDALHKLMAPYGGFDHNAQAIKIVTTLERHYAEFNGLNLTWDTLEGIAKHNGPVTGEVPHALADYNARHDLELHTHASAEAQVAALSDDIAYNNHDLHDGLRAGLFTEAEIAELPMVGAAYAEVDRLYPDTDSYRRRHEALRRVFGVMVGDVIETSSKLLKEAEAKSPDAIRHLGRPVIRFSDPVWQDLREIRKFLFTRMYRAPSVMENREKVTKVVEDLFPLFLSQPNLLPRHWAAAIEAAEDETTLARMVSDYIAGMTDRFALQEHARLFGSDLRSFR
- a CDS encoding iron-sulfur cluster assembly accessory protein; this encodes MNLPPKVTPRAFERLAEIGAAEEGKALRIAVEGGGCSGFQYDIALDEPAEDDLVLEGSGQKVVVDSVSLPFLADAVIDFTEELIGARFTIENPNATAACGCGTSFSM
- a CDS encoding DUF6902 family protein, whose product is MTNVVLLRPDDTCDPTTRTARLIRCFAIERRAQGDVFWLKENAELLGVLASTGNRLDRETLEPLRAFHAGSRDMLRDFPQYYRFILSICLDLEDLGLPALHGAALCDEVARAGLEGAELSDLQRAEARRLLRRRGMGPQVGDGALGQRLRDFVSRSATFAMPNRKAAYELTHIVYYLSDYGRCDPDLPNEAEKSLQFTGLLAFLDQDMDLLAEVCAALRLAGVQPSQSWENAVAACNRGYRIQPNISASLQDDYHEWLVTGWAADIAGRPMGARHLPDGALRFHACHNGQGALRPLAACLNDMGAQRSADWGHMRPHVLSYLGPESHAILLEAERSSPHFEQFFEGFARARS
- a CDS encoding DUF6749 family protein encodes the protein MTAISACNIAPVTAPETQDNLMSLGAGVGLFTTGLNRHGSEMLMGEGTEMFTTGLQRNSGSIAQGSGVGLFTTGLAPAETQVLPFTG
- the xth gene encoding exodeoxyribonuclease III; amino-acid sequence: MKIASFNINGIKARAAALPEWLDEAQPDIVVLQEIKSVDEAFPREMLEERGYNVETHGQKSFNGVAILSKLPLEDVTRGLPGDDEDDQSRWIEATVVGDDMALRICGLYLPNGNPVPGPKYDYKLAWMARLQARAEALLAEETPFLMAGDYNIIPQAEDAAKPESWREDALFRPESRAAWRRLVNLGLTDAFRARTQGPGHYSFWDYQAGAWNRNNGIRIDHFLLSPTVADRLRACQIDRDVRGRDKPSDHVPIWVELEI
- a CDS encoding HNH endonuclease; its protein translation is MDGDFRAEFTRHPAALKHHPALVLNADYRPLSYYPLSLWPWQEAVKAKWLDRVEIVAEYDEVVRSPSTVIRIPSVVVLKDYVKPQKRVAFTRFNLFLRDEFRCQYCGAKGDLTFDHVVPRAAGGVTSWQNVVAACSPCNLRKGSRPLHRTGLCLRKPPRQPAAEELRNMGRKFPPGHLHESWMDFLYWDAELEA
- a CDS encoding VOC family protein codes for the protein MIKTPLPVAPAPRALLEAAIYVDNLDAARAFYRDILGLQLFQEVPGRHMFFALGPAVLLVFNATATDQPPGNPKMPVPPHGARGPGHVCFAMNRAEIAAMETRLRAAGVEIDTSFDWPNGARSLYVRDPAGNSIEFAEPWLWDEMKG
- a CDS encoding alpha/beta hydrolase translates to MTRVLNAERREPVSGTTRSVVVFLHGYGANGADLLGLADPMSEHLPDTLFIAPDAPEACAGAPMGFQWFPIPWIDGSSEEESMRGMMSAVEDLDAFLDALMVDEDVLPEQVVLFGFSQGTMMSLHVAPRREDAVAGIVAFSGRLLNPEALAEEARVKPPVLLVHGDADDVVPPQSLPQAAEALQEAGWQDVYAHVMKGTGHGIAPDGLSVALAFMRDKLGL
- a CDS encoding DNA-3-methyladenine glycosylase encodes the protein MSAYPPITCDADVAEGATWLAKAEPCFAMALTRTGPLPLRLRPPGFAGLLDIIVGQQVSVASARAIYARLVEAGLHEPENVLRAGDDGLRAAGLSRPKARYVLALAERDFDFDALHSLSDADAIAALIDMPGIGPWTAQIYVMFCLGRRDVFPSGDLALQEAARGLFDLPARPTPKDLTAMAAAWSPWRSVAARLLFAYYRVLKQKEGLS